The DNA segment AGAGATAACATATATGTTATTCTTTATAGCAAAGTCTGCTATTTCTTTAAGTTCTTCTTTTGTATAAAGCATCCCTGTAGGGTTTGACGGGTTGTTTAAAACAAGTGCTTTTGTTTTAGTGGTTAAAACCTTTTCTAAATCAGAAATAGAAAACTTAAAGTTGTTTTCTTCATAAGTTTCAACAAAGACAGGTTTACCGTCTGCAAGTTTAACCATTTCAGGATAACTTACCCAGAAAGGTGTTGGGATAATAACCTCGTCCTCAGGGTTAAGTATTGCCATAAATGCATTGACAAGCGAATGCTTTGCACCGTTTGAAACTACTATTTCTGAAATATCATAAGAAAGACCGTTTTCTTCTTTTAATTTATTAACTACTGCTTTTTTAATTTCAACTGTACCTGATGCAGGGGTGTACTTTGTAGCCCCGTCCATTATTGCTTTAATAGCAGCATCTTTTATATGTTTAGGTGTATCAAAATCAGGTTCTCCTGCTCCAAAGCCTACAACATCAATGCCTTCTTGCTTCATCATTTTAAATTTTGAATCGATAGCAAGGGTTGGAGACGGTGAAATACCTGCTGCTTTATTACTTATGGTTAAGCCCATTCTCATTTCCTCCGTGAATTTTAAAGATAAATTTATTTCATTTTATCATAAAATTCCATATATTTCAAGCAATTTTTGAAATTTCTAGATTAAAAAATTTCAAAAGCGTGTTTAATATGATTAATTTTAAGTTTTGGAAGATAAACTTCGATTATATCAAACCTTACCTTTTTATCAAATAAAAAATTTTTATTTAAAAATACTTTGGTTCCATATATTATATGCTTTGCTTTATTTTTATCAACTGCTTCTTTCGGAGCGCCAAAATTATCATTTTTTCTTGTTTTTACTTCTATAATTACAATTTCATCATTTTTTGAGGCTATTATATCTATTTCTCCGCCTTTTAGAGTATAATTTCTTTTTAAGATTTTATAGCCTTTTAAACTAAGGTATAAAGATGCAATACTTTCGCCTAAGTTACCTTTTTCTCTTTTTTTCATAGGTTTTTTAAAAAAGTCTTTCTGTGAATTTTTAAAGGCCCGTATTTTCTTAATGCTTCCATATGCTCTTTTGTACCGTAGCCTTTATGATTTTTAAAACCGTATTCTGGATAGATTTCATCCATTTTTAAAATAAATCTGTCCCTGCTTACTTTTGCAATTATAGATGCTGCTGCAATATTATATGATTTTGCATCGCCTTTTACCACTGTACGGTTATTTAAGATAATACCTCTGTTTTGGTTTCCGTCAATCAAAGCTAAATCAGGCTTTATTTTAAGGTTATTTATAGCCATATCCATTGCTTTTAATGTGGCATTTAAAATATTTATCCTGTCAATTTCTTCCTCGTCTACTGATGCGACAGAATAACAATATGCGTTTTCTAAAATTATATCGTAAAGCGCTTCTCTTTTCTTCTCGGTAAGTTTTTTAGAGTCGTTAACATCAGGTATTATGAAGTCTTCTTTCATAATTATTGCACAGGCATACACAGGACCTGCAAGAGGACCTCTTCCTGCTTCATCTACCCCGCATATTATATTATATCCTTCTTTTTTAATTTCTCTGTCAAATTCTATAAGGCTCATAATGGTTTCTCCAGACTTATTCTGCCAAGTTTCAATCCTCTGAATTCATCTAAAATTGTATTGGCGCATCTTGTTAAATCAATTTCTCCCCCTCTTATAACAAAGCCTCGTTTCTTTGCTATTTCTTCCATAAGTTCATAAGTATCAGCCTCAGGGGTAAAATCAACCTTATATCTATCCTTTAAATT comes from the Clostridia bacterium genome and includes:
- a CDS encoding YraN family protein — encoded protein: MKKREKGNLGESIASLYLSLKGYKILKRNYTLKGGEIDIIASKNDEIVIIEVKTRKNDNFGAPKEAVDKNKAKHIIYGTKVFLNKNFLFDKKVRFDIIEVYLPKLKINHIKHAFEIF
- a CDS encoding ribonuclease HII, with product MSLIEFDREIKKEGYNIICGVDEAGRGPLAGPVYACAIIMKEDFIIPDVNDSKKLTEKKREALYDIILENAYCYSVASVDEEEIDRINILNATLKAMDMAINNLKIKPDLALIDGNQNRGIILNNRTVVKGDAKSYNIAAASIIAKVSRDRFILKMDEIYPEYGFKNHKGYGTKEHMEALRKYGPLKIHRKTFLKNL
- a CDS encoding pyridoxal phosphate-dependent aminotransferase — encoded protein: MGLTISNKAAGISPSPTLAIDSKFKMMKQEGIDVVGFGAGEPDFDTPKHIKDAAIKAIMDGATKYTPASGTVEIKKAVVNKLKEENGLSYDISEIVVSNGAKHSLVNAFMAILNPEDEVIIPTPFWVSYPEMVKLADGKPVFVETYEENNFKFSISDLEKVLTTKTKALVLNNPSNPTGMLYTKEELKEIADFAIKNNIYVISDEIYEALVYDGKESYVSIASFNDQIKDLTIIVNGVSKTYAMTGWRIGYTASNIKIAKAMSNIQSHATSNPNSIAQVAATAALNGPKDEMLKMKEAFSKRRNHLVDLINNIDGVSCIKPDGAFYVMMNISSLLGKTYNDTVIDNVDTLCELLLSEVKLALVPGTGFGAPNYVRWSYATSMDNINEGVKRLSLFIDNLK